A genomic window from Shewanella vesiculosa includes:
- the tssC gene encoding type VI secretion system contractile sheath large subunit, translating to MSMEAASLDAVSEEQAQSVSILEQAIVATKQTDSSRAEELIRSLTEEALKGTVQWDKNLTVTFNKAINRLDDVISKQLASIMHNEELQKLEGSWRGLHHTVKNSETNETLKIRVMSLSKKELHKDLSKAVEFDQSQMFKKIYESEFGTPGGEPYGCLVGDYEFTNHPEDVESLSLMSNVAAAGFCPFISAAGSSLFGFDEWTELSKPRDLEKVFESLEYTQWRSFRDSDDSRFVTLTMPRVLARLPYGSATKPVEEFCYEEFEIDSESGRSKVADHNDYCWMNAAYVMATNMGQAFSKYGFCTAIRGAEGGGKVEGLPAHVFTSDDGDPDLKCPTEIGITDRREAELSKLGFLPLCHYKHTDYAVFFGSQSCQKPKIMTSHDATANAAISARLPYLMATSRFAHYLKVMARDKIGSFMEAEDVESWLNRWILSFVNASEGGGQDIRAKYPLADAKVVVKEIPGQPGSYNAVAWLRPWLQMEELTASLRLVAKIPKVG from the coding sequence ATGAGCATGGAAGCCGCGTCATTAGATGCTGTATCTGAAGAGCAAGCACAGAGTGTTTCTATTTTAGAGCAAGCTATCGTTGCTACAAAGCAAACCGATTCTTCTCGTGCAGAAGAATTAATTCGTTCGTTAACCGAAGAAGCCCTTAAAGGTACTGTTCAGTGGGATAAAAACCTCACTGTGACATTCAATAAGGCTATTAATCGTTTAGATGACGTTATCTCTAAACAATTAGCTTCAATTATGCACAATGAAGAACTGCAAAAACTTGAAGGTAGCTGGCGTGGTTTGCACCATACCGTTAAAAACTCTGAAACCAACGAAACACTTAAAATTCGTGTAATGAGTTTGTCTAAAAAAGAACTGCATAAAGATTTAAGTAAAGCGGTTGAGTTTGATCAGAGCCAAATGTTTAAAAAGATCTATGAATCAGAGTTTGGTACTCCGGGTGGCGAACCTTATGGTTGTTTAGTGGGTGATTATGAATTTACTAATCATCCAGAAGATGTTGAATCATTGTCATTAATGTCTAATGTTGCCGCTGCTGGTTTCTGTCCATTTATTTCGGCTGCAGGTTCATCTTTATTTGGTTTTGATGAGTGGACTGAACTGAGCAAACCTCGCGATCTTGAAAAGGTATTTGAATCTCTAGAATACACTCAGTGGCGCTCTTTCCGCGACAGTGATGATTCTCGCTTCGTGACTCTAACTATGCCTCGAGTGCTGGCTCGCCTTCCTTATGGCTCAGCGACCAAGCCTGTAGAAGAGTTTTGCTATGAAGAGTTTGAAATAGACTCAGAAAGTGGCCGTTCTAAAGTGGCTGATCATAATGATTATTGTTGGATGAATGCGGCTTACGTTATGGCTACCAATATGGGCCAAGCATTCAGTAAATATGGCTTCTGTACTGCTATTCGCGGCGCCGAGGGCGGTGGTAAGGTTGAAGGCTTGCCTGCACATGTCTTTACCAGTGATGACGGTGATCCAGATTTAAAGTGTCCAACGGAAATTGGTATTACTGATCGCCGTGAAGCAGAGTTAAGTAAATTAGGTTTCTTACCTCTTTGTCATTATAAGCATACTGACTATGCCGTGTTCTTTGGTTCTCAGTCATGTCAAAAACCAAAAATAATGACAAGCCATGATGCTACCGCTAATGCTGCAATTTCAGCACGTTTACCTTACTTAATGGCAACGTCTCGTTTTGCTCATTACCTTAAAGTGATGGCCCGCGACAAAATTGGTAGCTTCATGGAAGCAGAAGATGTTGAGTCTTGGTTAAATCGCTGGATTTTATCTTTTGTTAATGCATCTGAAGGTGGCGGACAAGACATTCGCGCTAAGTATCCCTTGGCTGACGCTAAAGTTGTGGTGAAAGAGATCCCTGGTCAACCGGGCTCATACAATGCCGTTGCCTGGTTACGTCCTTGGTTGCAGATGGAAGAGCTTACCGCGTCTTTACGTTTAGTCGCAAAAATCCCTAAAGTAGGATAA
- the tssB gene encoding type VI secretion system contractile sheath small subunit, whose amino-acid sequence MSVHDKLKRVRKPRVHITYDVETEGAVVKKELPFVIGVTGDFAGHNTADLKPLKDRRFVQIDRDNFNDVLKRMSPKLNILVPNTLAGDDSEMNVALEFNSIEDFEPAAIVNQVEPLRKLMETRNKLRDLMTKVDRSENLENILEEVLNNTTSLDKLAGELNLKGAE is encoded by the coding sequence ATGAGTGTACATGATAAATTAAAGCGAGTAAGAAAACCCCGTGTCCATATTACCTATGATGTCGAAACCGAAGGTGCTGTAGTAAAAAAAGAGCTGCCTTTTGTTATTGGTGTTACGGGTGATTTTGCTGGTCACAACACCGCAGATTTAAAGCCATTAAAAGACCGCCGTTTTGTACAAATTGACCGTGATAACTTTAATGATGTGTTAAAGCGTATGAGCCCTAAGTTAAATATTTTAGTGCCTAATACTCTTGCCGGCGATGATTCTGAAATGAATGTAGCATTAGAGTTTAATAGCATTGAAGACTTTGAACCTGCTGCCATTGTTAATCAGGTTGAACCATTAAGAAAATTAATGGAAACCCGTAACAAACTTCGTGATTTGATGACAAAAGTTGATCGCTCTGAGAATCTCGAAAATATCTTAGAAGAAGTGTTAAATAACACTACCAGCCTAGACAAGTTGGCTGGTGAACTTAACCTCAAAGGAGCGGAATAA
- the tssA gene encoding type VI secretion system protein TssA, whose amino-acid sequence MSKLKNLTIDELILPITIDAESGVDPREDISPTSTYYLLKDVRNIARSKERKALTDEEDVLSVSVEWRPIFEQVPNILKQQSKDIEYVAWFIEAACRLHGFKGLYFGFTLAAELIERYWDTLYPTPEPNDLAERIAPLIGLNGIESEGSLIHPIRTIPITDGGIVYSTWQYEQALDTSRLDKDKQEKRFDSGSVSLEDVEQSIKETSDSFFIELDRDVQNAMSAFSRLSASMDDAMSGDPQPTSYIRKALEACALQISSITAPIIAKNKANLAQEQQIDEQQDGDTTAHHSTPSGVEGQLNSRAQAISHLETIADFFRRTEPHSPMSYAIEQVIRWSDLSLPELLQELIQDGEARNGFFKLSGIKTEE is encoded by the coding sequence TTGAGTAAGCTAAAGAATTTAACTATCGATGAATTAATTCTTCCCATTACCATAGATGCGGAATCTGGAGTTGATCCTCGCGAAGATATTAGTCCAACCTCAACGTATTATTTACTTAAGGACGTGCGCAATATTGCACGCTCTAAAGAACGAAAAGCGTTAACCGATGAAGAAGATGTGTTATCCGTCTCGGTTGAATGGCGACCGATATTTGAGCAAGTTCCGAATATTTTAAAACAACAATCAAAAGATATCGAATATGTTGCTTGGTTTATCGAGGCGGCATGTCGATTACATGGGTTCAAAGGGTTGTATTTTGGTTTTACCCTAGCAGCAGAATTAATCGAGCGCTATTGGGACACGCTTTATCCCACACCAGAGCCAAATGATTTAGCGGAGCGAATTGCACCGCTGATTGGGTTGAATGGAATCGAAAGTGAAGGTTCCCTAATTCATCCAATAAGAACGATCCCTATCACCGATGGCGGAATTGTTTACTCGACTTGGCAATATGAACAGGCGCTAGATACAAGTCGCTTAGATAAAGATAAGCAAGAAAAGCGCTTCGATTCTGGTTCAGTCTCACTTGAAGACGTCGAGCAGAGCATCAAGGAAACCTCCGACAGTTTCTTTATCGAGCTTGATCGCGATGTACAAAATGCTATGAGTGCATTTAGCCGTTTGTCTGCTTCAATGGATGACGCGATGAGCGGTGATCCACAACCGACGAGTTATATTCGCAAAGCGTTAGAAGCCTGTGCACTGCAAATTAGTTCAATTACAGCACCAATAATTGCAAAGAATAAAGCTAACTTAGCGCAAGAACAACAGATTGACGAACAGCAAGACGGTGATACTACTGCTCATCATTCAACGCCTTCAGGTGTTGAAGGACAACTTAATTCTAGGGCACAAGCTATTAGTCATCTTGAGACGATAGCGGACTTTTTTCGACGTACTGAGCCACATTCGCCAATGTCTTATGCTATTGAGCAAGTCATACGCTGGAGTGACCTAAGTTTGCCCGAGTTATTACAAGAATTAATCCAAGATGGTGAAGCAAGAAATGGCTTTTTCAAGTTATCTGGAATAAAAACGGAAGAATGA
- a CDS encoding PP2C family serine/threonine-protein phosphatase — MHLSHALTHRGTVREINEDAYLELPHLGVWVVADGMGGHAAGDVASQLVIDGIQQAVEHLEAETITLEVLKKSLIDSNRILQRMSEHDFDGKVAGTTVVVLWLYQDKYHLLWVGDSRIYLMRDQQMKQMTKDHSQVNDMIDEGLLSPEEAETHPLANVITRAVGVDTQLDIDYRTDKVKDGDVFLLCSDGLNKELNDIEIERTIKSGNIIDSGLALLHASLVRNARDNVTCILVKNSHKNINIIDDSDKTIPIFSHI; from the coding sequence ATGCACTTAAGTCACGCATTAACTCATAGAGGAACCGTTAGAGAAATTAATGAAGATGCTTACCTTGAGTTACCACATTTAGGTGTCTGGGTCGTTGCTGATGGAATGGGTGGACATGCCGCCGGAGATGTCGCCAGTCAGTTAGTTATCGACGGCATCCAGCAGGCTGTTGAGCACCTTGAAGCAGAAACAATTACTTTAGAGGTGTTAAAAAAATCACTGATTGATAGTAATCGTATATTACAGCGAATGAGTGAACATGATTTTGATGGCAAGGTAGCTGGCACCACAGTCGTTGTGCTGTGGCTATATCAAGATAAATATCATTTGCTATGGGTTGGCGATAGTCGGATTTATTTGATGCGTGATCAGCAAATGAAGCAAATGACTAAAGATCATAGTCAAGTGAATGACATGATTGATGAAGGGCTTCTTTCTCCTGAAGAGGCGGAGACACACCCTTTAGCTAATGTGATCACGCGAGCGGTAGGTGTTGATACTCAATTGGACATAGACTACCGAACCGATAAGGTAAAAGATGGTGATGTTTTTTTACTCTGTAGCGATGGTTTAAACAAAGAACTAAATGATATTGAGATTGAGAGAACAATAAAATCTGGAAATATTATTGATTCAGGATTAGCACTACTTCACGCTTCATTGGTCAGAAATGCAAGAGATAATGTTACGTGTATTTTAGTCAAGAACTCACATAAGAACATTAATATTATCGATGATAGCGATAAAACCATACCGATATTTAGTCACATTTAA